ACGGCTTAATAACCTCCTTGAGGGTTGGCACTGATGCTCTCCATAATAGTGCGGAAACCCTTAAATTGATTTAGTCCGTGCGCTCGTGTAGAATAAAAATTAATAAGCACTATAAAACTCTGTAAATCGATGAGCAAGATCATAGAGTCTGTACCTGGCATTGTATCTTATAGCACGGTTAGGGAGGTTAAGGGGCCATTAATTGTTATTGAGAAGACCAGGGGAGTTGCCTATAACGAGATTGGCGAGGTCATAGGCCCTGATGGAGAGCCTAGGATGGTTCAAGTCGTTGAGGTTGGTAGTGATTATGCAGTGGCTCAGGTACTTACGGGTACACTCGGTTTGCCTGCCAAGGGCAGTACTGTGAAGTTTTATGGAAGAACTCTCAGGATGCCTGTCACTGAGGACTTATTAGGTAGGGTTCTTGATGGTAAGGGACAACCAAGGGATGGATTACCACTGCCTCCAGCCGAAGAGTACCTAGACATAAATGGTGAACCGCTAAATCCATATGCAAGGGAATATCCTGAGGAACCAATAGAAACTGGCGTCAGTGTTATTGATGGTTTAAACACAATGGTTAGGGGTCAAAAGCTACCTATATTCAGTGGCACGGGATTACCGCATAACATGCTAGCTGCCCAGGTAGCTAGGCAGGCAACAGTTAGGGGACATGAGGAGGAGTTCGCAATAATCTTCGCCGCAATGGGCCTTAAGTCTGAGGAGGCTTTATTCTTCTTGAATGAGTTCAGGAGGACTGGTGCGTTGAGGAGACTTGTCATGGTCCTTAATCTAGCAAGTGATCCAATTGCCGAGAGAATACTAACACCAAGAACCGCATTAACAATTGCTGAGTACCTGGCGTGGTATAGGGATTATCACGTGCTAGTAATATTGACAGATATGACGAATTATGCGGAGGCCCTTAGGGAATTATCATCATCGAAGGGCGAATTACCTGGCAGACGTGGTTATCCAGGCTACATGTACACGGACTTCGCAACTATTTACGAGAGAACAGGTAGGGCTAAGGGTAAGAAGGGCAGTATTACGCAGTTCCCAATACTGACGATGCCTCACGACGATATAACGCACCCAATACCTGACCTGACGGGTTACATAACCGAGGGACAGCTAGTGCTCAGTAGGACCCTGTGGGGTAAGGGTATTTACCCGCCATTTGATGTTATTATGAGTTTATCAAGGCTTATGAAGG
This is a stretch of genomic DNA from Vulcanisaeta moutnovskia 768-28. It encodes these proteins:
- a CDS encoding V-type ATP synthase subunit B, with translation MSKIIESVPGIVSYSTVREVKGPLIVIEKTRGVAYNEIGEVIGPDGEPRMVQVVEVGSDYAVAQVLTGTLGLPAKGSTVKFYGRTLRMPVTEDLLGRVLDGKGQPRDGLPLPPAEEYLDINGEPLNPYAREYPEEPIETGVSVIDGLNTMVRGQKLPIFSGTGLPHNMLAAQVARQATVRGHEEEFAIIFAAMGLKSEEALFFLNEFRRTGALRRLVMVLNLASDPIAERILTPRTALTIAEYLAWYRDYHVLVILTDMTNYAEALRELSSSKGELPGRRGYPGYMYTDFATIYERTGRAKGKKGSITQFPILTMPHDDITHPIPDLTGYITEGQLVLSRTLWGKGIYPPFDVIMSLSRLMKDAVGEGKTRDDHKYVANQLIAAYSRSLDVRNLALLVGETNLSWRERRYLRFAEQFERRFINQGYYERRTFEQTLDIAWDVISVLPEDELTNVPPDISKRYYRRSIFESIKDVGA